A window of the Pseudomonas fluorescens genome harbors these coding sequences:
- a CDS encoding alpha/beta fold hydrolase: MSQPIFFAHANGFPSGTYGKLFAALAPEYRVAHLEQHAHDPRFPAGDNWYHLVDELIHHLQQQDEPVWGVGHSFGGMLHLHAALRCPELYRGVVMLDSPVLTRTDQWVIRAAKRFGFIDKLTPAGRTLGRREEFADLDSARGYFAGKTLFRSFDPECFDAYLQHGLHKVGDKLRLRFDPATEISIYRGVPHTSPAHTRQLKVPLAVVRGHKSRVVMNHHTRFVGRLPQGESLTVPGGHMFPLERPRDTAQLLKNLFDRWERRQDKDCA, encoded by the coding sequence ATGTCGCAACCGATCTTCTTCGCCCACGCCAACGGTTTCCCTTCGGGCACCTACGGCAAACTGTTCGCGGCGCTGGCGCCCGAGTACCGGGTCGCGCATCTGGAACAACATGCCCATGACCCGCGTTTCCCGGCGGGTGACAACTGGTACCACCTGGTTGACGAACTCATCCATCATCTTCAACAGCAAGATGAACCGGTGTGGGGCGTGGGCCATTCCTTCGGCGGCATGCTGCATCTGCACGCCGCACTGCGTTGCCCTGAACTGTATCGGGGCGTGGTGATGCTCGACTCGCCGGTGCTGACCCGCACCGATCAATGGGTGATCCGCGCCGCCAAGCGCTTTGGTTTCATCGACAAACTGACGCCGGCCGGCCGCACGCTGGGGCGCCGCGAAGAGTTTGCCGATCTGGACAGCGCCCGTGGTTATTTCGCCGGTAAAACCCTGTTCCGCAGTTTTGATCCGGAATGCTTCGATGCCTACTTGCAGCACGGTCTGCACAAGGTCGGCGACAAGCTGCGCCTGCGCTTCGATCCTGCGACCGAGATCAGCATCTACCGCGGCGTGCCGCACACCAGTCCTGCGCATACCCGGCAATTGAAAGTACCGCTGGCGGTGGTGCGCGGGCACAAGAGCCGTGTGGTGATGAACCATCACACCCGATTCGTCGGACGCCTGCCTCAAGGCGAGTCGCTGACAGTGCCTGGCGGGCACATGTTTCCGCTTGAACGCCCGCGGGACACCGCGCAATTACTGAAAAACCTGTTCGATCGCTGGGAGCGCCGGCAAGACAAGGATTGCGCATGA
- a CDS encoding hotdog fold thioesterase: protein MTLWRTTPNIEQLNAIQKNTIGEVLDIRFESFDEESLTASMVIDHRTHQPYGLLHGGASVVLAETVGSMASYLCIDASKFYCVGLEINANHLRGLRSGRVTAVAKPIHIGRTTHVWDIRLTSDEGKASCVSRLTMAVVPLGEQPPAR, encoded by the coding sequence ATGACCTTGTGGCGCACCACTCCGAACATCGAGCAGTTGAACGCAATCCAGAAAAACACCATCGGCGAAGTGCTGGACATTCGCTTCGAGTCCTTCGATGAGGAATCGCTGACGGCCAGCATGGTCATAGACCATCGCACCCATCAGCCTTACGGCCTGCTGCACGGAGGCGCCTCGGTGGTGCTGGCCGAGACGGTCGGCTCGATGGCCAGTTACCTGTGCATCGACGCCAGCAAGTTCTATTGCGTCGGCCTGGAAATCAATGCCAACCACTTGCGCGGCCTGCGCAGCGGACGGGTGACGGCGGTGGCCAAGCCGATCCACATCGGCCGCACCACCCACGTCTGGGACATCCGCCTGACCAGCGATGAAGGCAAGGCCAGTTGTGTGTCGCGCCTGACCATGGCGGTGGTGCCGCTGGGAGAACAACCGCCGGCGCGTTGA
- a CDS encoding AMP-binding protein, whose protein sequence is MSSAFRLPLDVFYEREARHPRQRFLVQPIGGGQVETLTWADVGHQARCAAHWLRSRELPPGSHIALISKNCAHWIIADLAIWMAGHVSVPLYPNLTAESVNQVLTHSESVLAFIGKLDDWPGMSAGVPAGLTTVSLPLHPPGTFDFNWDDVQRSSPIQDDPRPAADQLATIIYTSGTTGLPKGVMHSFANLGFATTRGTQLFGLNENDRLLSYLPLCHVAERMFVELASIYTGQTVFFAESLDTFLADLKRARPTAMFGVPRIWTKFQMGVYSKIPAKRLDFLLGLPFIGKRIGHKVLAGLGLDALRVALSGAAPVPLTLLRWYQKLGLDVLEVYGMTESCGYSHICLPGQYKEGWIGRPCPDVEVRINESGEVQVRSQANMLGYFKEPQKTAETLTEDGFLRTGDKGEQDAEGRLRLTGRLKEIFKTSKGKYVAPAPIENRLAVHSRIEQVCVVGDGLSAPLGLCVLSAVGREEPRAPLHSSLEKLLEEVNAVLDKHERLRRLVVVKDSWAVENGFLTPTLKIKRNIIEDTYGSRFEEWSERSEAVLWQD, encoded by the coding sequence ATGTCTTCCGCCTTCCGTTTGCCGCTGGACGTGTTTTACGAACGCGAGGCCCGGCACCCGCGTCAGCGTTTTCTGGTGCAGCCGATCGGCGGCGGGCAGGTGGAGACGCTGACCTGGGCCGACGTCGGCCATCAGGCCCGCTGCGCCGCGCACTGGCTGCGATCCCGGGAGTTGCCGCCAGGCAGCCACATCGCCCTGATCTCGAAAAACTGCGCGCACTGGATCATCGCCGACCTGGCGATCTGGATGGCCGGGCATGTCTCGGTACCGCTCTATCCGAACCTCACCGCCGAATCCGTGAATCAGGTGCTGACCCACTCGGAAAGCGTGCTGGCGTTCATCGGCAAGCTCGATGACTGGCCGGGCATGTCAGCGGGTGTGCCGGCCGGTCTGACGACGGTCAGCCTGCCGCTGCATCCACCGGGCACGTTCGATTTCAACTGGGACGATGTGCAGCGCAGCTCGCCGATCCAGGACGATCCGCGTCCCGCCGCCGATCAATTGGCGACCATCATCTACACCTCCGGCACCACCGGCCTGCCCAAGGGCGTGATGCACAGTTTTGCCAATCTCGGGTTCGCGACGACGCGCGGCACGCAGCTGTTCGGGCTCAATGAGAACGACCGGCTGCTTTCGTATCTGCCGCTGTGTCATGTGGCCGAGCGGATGTTCGTCGAACTGGCATCGATCTATACCGGGCAGACGGTGTTTTTCGCCGAGAGCCTCGATACCTTCCTCGCCGATCTCAAGCGGGCGCGGCCGACGGCGATGTTCGGTGTGCCGCGGATCTGGACCAAATTCCAGATGGGCGTCTACAGCAAGATCCCGGCGAAACGTCTGGATTTCCTCCTTGGGCTGCCCTTCATCGGCAAGCGGATCGGCCACAAGGTGTTGGCCGGATTGGGGCTGGATGCCTTGCGCGTGGCGCTGTCCGGCGCGGCGCCGGTGCCACTGACCTTGTTGCGCTGGTATCAGAAACTCGGGCTCGACGTGCTGGAGGTCTACGGCATGACCGAAAGCTGCGGTTATTCGCACATCTGCCTGCCGGGGCAATACAAGGAAGGCTGGATCGGCCGGCCGTGCCCCGACGTGGAAGTGCGCATCAATGAGTCCGGCGAAGTGCAGGTGCGCAGCCAGGCGAACATGCTCGGCTATTTCAAGGAGCCGCAGAAAACCGCCGAAACCCTCACCGAAGACGGCTTCCTGCGCACCGGTGACAAGGGCGAGCAGGACGCCGAAGGACGTTTGCGCCTGACCGGGCGGCTCAAGGAAATCTTCAAGACCAGCAAGGGCAAATACGTCGCTCCGGCGCCGATCGAAAATCGTCTGGCGGTGCATTCGCGGATCGAACAGGTCTGTGTGGTCGGCGATGGCCTGAGTGCGCCGCTGGGGTTGTGCGTGCTCTCGGCCGTGGGCCGGGAAGAGCCCCGCGCGCCGCTGCATTCGAGCCTGGAAAAACTGCTGGAGGAGGTCAATGCCGTGCTCGACAAGCACGAACGCTTGCGCCGGCTGGTGGTGGTCAAGGACAGTTGGGCAGTGGAGAACGGTTTTCTCACACCAACCCTGAAAATCAAACGCAACATCATCGAAGACACCTACGGTTCACGTTTCGAAGAATGGAGCGAGCGCAGCGAGGCGGTGCTGTGGCAGGATTGA
- the sixA gene encoding phosphohistidine phosphatase SixA, producing the protein MKLWVLRHGEAEPYGSRPDSERELTAHGRKEVLSSAARLMGQPLTAIYASPYLRAQQTAQLVREALGFEPEIRTVEWLTPEVDPDRVAEQLVSVSNVLLVSHNPLVGNLLSYLQHGAGYPPEKVSTAGLAELEHSELLIGSMTLNSLKHP; encoded by the coding sequence ATGAAACTCTGGGTATTGCGTCATGGTGAGGCCGAGCCCTATGGCTCGCGCCCCGACTCCGAGCGAGAACTGACCGCCCACGGTCGCAAGGAAGTGTTGAGCAGCGCGGCCCGTTTGATGGGCCAGCCGCTGACCGCCATCTACGCCAGCCCGTACCTGCGGGCGCAGCAGACGGCGCAACTGGTACGCGAAGCCCTCGGCTTCGAGCCGGAGATCCGCACCGTCGAGTGGCTGACCCCGGAAGTTGATCCGGACCGGGTTGCCGAGCAACTGGTGTCGGTGAGCAACGTGCTGTTGGTCAGCCACAATCCGCTGGTGGGAAATCTGCTCAGCTACCTGCAACACGGTGCGGGTTACCCGCCGGAAAAGGTCAGCACCGCCGGGCTGGCCGAGCTCGAACACAGCGAATTGCTGATCGGTTCGATGACGCTCAACAGCCTTAAACATCCCTGA
- a CDS encoding DUF4389 domain-containing protein yields MNDPKTEAKYESILLRVLWMIIYVLVWQVAQFILGAVVLVQLIYRLIYGAPSASLMNFGDSLSQFLAQIGRFGSFHSDQKPWPFADWPTPRTPEGEAPHVVAPAPHPARDEEPKL; encoded by the coding sequence ATGAACGATCCGAAAACCGAAGCCAAATATGAATCCATCCTCCTGCGGGTGTTGTGGATGATCATCTACGTGCTGGTCTGGCAGGTAGCGCAGTTCATCCTCGGCGCGGTGGTGCTGGTGCAGTTGATCTATCGTTTGATCTATGGCGCCCCGAGCGCCAGCCTGATGAATTTCGGCGACAGCCTGAGCCAGTTTCTGGCGCAGATCGGTCGTTTCGGCAGCTTCCACAGCGACCAGAAACCCTGGCCGTTCGCCGACTGGCCGACGCCGCGTACTCCGGAAGGTGAAGCGCCACACGTTGTCGCGCCGGCACCGCATCCGGCCCGGGATGAGGAACCCAAGCTATGA
- a CDS encoding NAD(P)H-dependent glycerol-3-phosphate dehydrogenase — translation MTEQRPIAVLGGGSFGTAVANLLAENGHQVRQWMRDPEQAEAIRVNRENPRYLKGIKILPGVTAVTDLQETLDACDLCFVALPSSALRTVLAAHAERLSGKMLVSLTKGIEAHTFKLMSQILEEIAPQARIGVLSGPNLAREIAEHALTATVVASEDEELCKAVQAALHGRTFRVYASADRFGVELGGALKNVYAIIAGMAVALEMGENTKSMLITRALAEMTRFAVNQGANPMTFLGLAGVGDLIVTCSSPKSRNYQVGFALGQGLSLDEAVSRLGEVAEGVNTLKVLKAKSQDVGVYMPLVAGLHAILFEGRTLEQVIGLLMRGEPKTDVDFISTSGFN, via the coding sequence ATGACTGAACAGCGCCCGATTGCGGTCCTGGGAGGCGGAAGTTTCGGTACCGCCGTGGCCAATCTGTTGGCCGAGAACGGCCATCAAGTCCGGCAGTGGATGCGTGACCCCGAACAGGCCGAGGCCATCCGGGTCAATCGCGAGAACCCGCGTTACCTCAAAGGCATCAAGATTCTGCCCGGCGTGACCGCGGTCACCGACCTGCAGGAAACCCTCGACGCCTGCGATTTGTGTTTCGTCGCGTTGCCGTCCAGCGCGCTGCGCACGGTACTGGCGGCGCATGCCGAACGCCTGAGCGGCAAGATGCTGGTCAGCCTGACCAAAGGCATCGAAGCCCACACCTTCAAACTGATGAGCCAGATTCTCGAAGAGATCGCTCCGCAGGCGCGCATCGGCGTACTGTCCGGGCCGAACCTCGCGCGGGAAATCGCCGAACACGCGCTGACCGCCACCGTGGTCGCCAGTGAAGACGAAGAACTCTGCAAAGCCGTGCAGGCCGCGTTGCATGGCCGCACCTTCCGCGTCTACGCCAGCGCCGACCGTTTCGGTGTGGAGCTGGGCGGGGCACTGAAAAACGTCTACGCGATCATTGCCGGCATGGCAGTGGCGCTGGAGATGGGCGAGAACACCAAGAGCATGCTGATCACTCGCGCCCTGGCCGAAATGACACGGTTTGCGGTGAATCAGGGCGCCAACCCGATGACCTTCCTCGGTCTGGCCGGGGTCGGCGATCTGATCGTCACCTGCTCGTCGCCGAAAAGCCGCAACTACCAGGTCGGTTTCGCCCTCGGTCAGGGCTTGAGCCTCGACGAAGCGGTGTCGCGCCTCGGTGAGGTGGCCGAAGGGGTGAACACCTTGAAAGTGCTCAAGGCCAAGTCTCAGGATGTCGGCGTGTACATGCCACTGGTCGCCGGACTGCATGCAATCCTGTTCGAGGGGCGCACGCTTGAGCAGGTGATCGGTCTTCTGATGAGAGGCGAGCCGAAAACCGACGTCGACTTTATTTCCACCAGTGGTTTCAACTGA
- a CDS encoding TonB-dependent receptor plug domain-containing protein encodes MFSGPPSPRSSLLLALLFSPVLLADDLFVDSEALPQILTATRLKQSPAEVPGSMTVLDSELIAASGARDISELLRLVPGMMVGNISGNQAVVNYHGTNATEARRMQVLIDGRSVYRAGLATVDWSDIPVAMEDIERIEVFRGPNTVSYGANALMAVVNIITRNPADSHGTRLKLTRGQRGINDFYASQSTGWNGGDLRLSLSGQEDDGFDSDRTGADYRDNRRLNRFSLAVSQTLSDNQSLDWQINAKDGTNQRPYTYRPVFSGITAAGNNSDVIAKDYAGSVRWNLDLNPDHSLYVQGSAQHWDRQQTWRACDAEVSFSPQLTELWQLNPNYTERLARNMTLFTGPGAPAGTPQEMALANQVLNQWRNGARQTLCGDIDQSARESRYDLELQDTLSLSDSLRLVSGLNYRYDRADSETYFNGTLDDTTWRAFGQLEWRASEHWLLQGGAMFEDTQLIGSSLTPRFAVNYLFNPRHSLRAVYSEAIRSPDMFENNVNWSYQVTNLRPAAYGQSSARYFVKTRGPGDLDQEHMRSRELGYNGFFPEWGLALDVKLFYDEITGMISEPLRNNQYIASNANDSRFRGTETQIDWRLSAADRLRLTYAFVDAEASNPLDQQFTARNSGSAGWLRDWGHGWNSALFYYGDNALNGYRFERVDTRIAKRIALGKAQLQLAGVLQQRLDHEPTTFVDNNYDERRVVYFSAELEF; translated from the coding sequence GTGTTTTCTGGCCCCCCTTCCCCGCGTTCGTCCCTGCTGCTGGCGCTGCTGTTCAGCCCGGTGCTATTGGCGGACGACCTGTTTGTCGACAGTGAGGCCTTGCCGCAAATCCTGACCGCCACCCGTTTGAAACAGTCACCGGCGGAAGTCCCTGGCAGCATGACCGTGCTCGACAGCGAACTGATAGCCGCCAGCGGCGCCCGGGATATCAGCGAACTGCTGCGACTGGTGCCGGGGATGATGGTCGGCAACATCAGCGGCAATCAGGCAGTGGTGAATTATCACGGGACCAACGCCACTGAAGCCCGACGCATGCAGGTGCTGATCGACGGCCGCTCGGTGTACCGCGCCGGTCTCGCGACCGTGGACTGGAGCGACATCCCGGTGGCCATGGAAGACATCGAGCGCATCGAAGTCTTTCGCGGCCCGAACACCGTCAGCTACGGCGCCAACGCACTGATGGCGGTGGTCAACATCATCACTCGTAATCCGGCGGACAGCCATGGCACACGACTGAAGCTGACGCGCGGCCAGCGCGGCATCAACGACTTCTATGCCAGCCAGAGCACCGGCTGGAATGGCGGCGATCTGCGTCTGTCGCTGTCCGGCCAGGAAGACGACGGTTTTGACAGTGACCGCACCGGCGCCGATTACCGCGACAACCGCCGCTTGAACCGTTTCAGTCTCGCCGTCAGCCAGACGCTCAGCGACAACCAGAGCCTGGACTGGCAGATCAACGCCAAGGACGGGACCAATCAACGGCCGTATACCTACCGTCCGGTGTTCTCCGGGATTACCGCTGCCGGGAACAATTCCGACGTGATTGCCAAGGACTACGCCGGTTCGGTGCGCTGGAACCTGGACCTCAACCCGGATCACAGCCTTTATGTCCAAGGCTCGGCACAACATTGGGACCGTCAGCAGACCTGGCGCGCCTGTGACGCCGAAGTGTCGTTCAGCCCGCAACTGACGGAGCTGTGGCAACTCAACCCGAACTACACCGAACGCCTGGCCCGCAACATGACCCTGTTCACCGGCCCCGGCGCACCCGCCGGCACGCCGCAGGAAATGGCCCTGGCCAATCAGGTGCTGAACCAGTGGCGCAACGGCGCGCGCCAGACTCTGTGCGGCGACATCGACCAGAGTGCACGGGAATCGCGCTACGACCTCGAATTGCAGGACACCCTCAGCCTGTCCGATAGCCTGCGTCTGGTCAGCGGCCTGAACTATCGTTACGACCGGGCCGATTCCGAGACCTACTTCAACGGCACGCTGGACGACACAACCTGGCGCGCCTTCGGCCAACTCGAATGGCGCGCCAGCGAACACTGGCTGTTGCAGGGCGGCGCCATGTTCGAAGACACACAATTGATCGGCAGCTCGCTGACACCCCGGTTTGCGGTCAACTACCTATTCAACCCGCGCCACAGCCTGCGCGCGGTGTATTCGGAAGCCATCCGTTCGCCGGACATGTTCGAGAACAACGTCAACTGGAGTTATCAGGTGACCAACCTGCGGCCCGCCGCCTATGGCCAGTCTTCGGCCCGCTACTTCGTCAAGACCCGGGGCCCCGGCGATCTGGACCAGGAACACATGCGCTCGCGGGAACTGGGCTACAACGGCTTTTTCCCGGAGTGGGGCCTGGCGCTGGACGTGAAGCTGTTCTACGACGAAATCACCGGGATGATCAGCGAGCCGCTGCGCAACAATCAGTACATCGCCAGCAACGCCAACGATTCGCGATTTCGCGGCACCGAGACGCAAATCGACTGGCGCCTGAGTGCGGCCGACCGCCTGCGCCTGACCTACGCCTTCGTCGACGCCGAGGCGAGCAACCCGCTGGACCAGCAATTCACCGCGCGCAACAGCGGCTCGGCGGGCTGGCTGCGCGATTGGGGCCACGGCTGGAACAGCGCCCTCTTCTATTACGGTGACAACGCACTCAACGGTTACCGTTTCGAGCGGGTCGACACGCGCATCGCCAAACGCATCGCTCTGGGCAAGGCCCAACTGCAACTGGCCGGCGTGCTGCAACAACGGCTCGACCATGAGCCGACCACCTTCGTCGACAACAATTACGACGAACGCCGGGTGGTGTATTTCAGCGCCGAGCTGGAGTTCTAG
- a CDS encoding ABC transporter substrate-binding protein translates to MRYAMSRKMPTLGQWLAGLCLFLTAWLHGVAVQAADILLTGAEESPGVQSFVQALSELRPTDRVHFQPLASLPAPGKLPSSLRLILLDLPSLDWRMQESQGPATLVLRISRLQARQRFGDMQPPHLSLLWADPPLSRQLQLIRRILPQAGRVGVLFDQHSEFLLKELQSAAQPLNLQIVPQRWDNTHDSRPLQTVLKNSDVLLGLDDPDLYNPKTAKNLLLSSYSRQLALIGPNVAFVRAGSLASTYSDQNDWLAVLDELLDRPPATWPRTLYPGRFKVSSNAQVARSLGIEPMNEASVAAELAEGERRP, encoded by the coding sequence ATGCGCTACGCCATGTCACGGAAGATGCCAACGCTCGGCCAATGGCTGGCCGGGCTTTGTCTGTTCCTGACAGCGTGGCTGCATGGCGTGGCCGTGCAGGCGGCCGATATTCTGCTGACCGGCGCCGAGGAAAGCCCCGGCGTGCAGTCCTTCGTTCAGGCCCTGAGCGAACTGCGCCCGACCGACCGCGTACATTTCCAGCCGCTGGCCAGCCTGCCGGCGCCGGGCAAGTTGCCGTCGAGCCTGCGCCTGATCCTGCTCGATTTGCCGAGCCTCGACTGGCGCATGCAGGAAAGCCAGGGCCCGGCGACGCTGGTCCTGCGCATCAGCCGTTTGCAGGCCCGGCAACGCTTCGGCGACATGCAGCCACCCCACTTGAGCCTACTGTGGGCCGATCCGCCGCTGAGTCGTCAGTTGCAACTGATCCGCCGGATTCTGCCCCAGGCCGGGCGAGTCGGCGTGCTGTTCGATCAGCACAGCGAGTTCCTGCTCAAGGAGCTGCAATCAGCCGCCCAGCCGCTGAATCTGCAAATCGTCCCGCAACGCTGGGACAACACCCACGACAGCCGCCCCTTGCAGACGGTGCTGAAAAACAGCGATGTGCTGCTGGGCCTCGACGACCCCGACCTGTACAACCCGAAAACCGCAAAAAACCTTTTGCTCAGCAGTTACTCTCGGCAACTGGCGCTGATCGGGCCGAATGTCGCTTTCGTTCGCGCCGGCAGCCTGGCCAGTACCTATAGCGATCAGAACGACTGGCTGGCAGTCCTCGACGAATTGCTCGACCGGCCACCGGCCACCTGGCCGCGCACGCTCTATCCCGGGCGTTTTAAAGTCTCAAGTAATGCGCAGGTGGCTCGTTCACTAGGGATAGAACCGATGAATGAAGCGTCTGTCGCCGCAGAGCTGGCCGAAGGAGAGCGCCGCCCATGA
- a CDS encoding ATP-binding protein — MIFRRWDINTRTQLISLGPALLLTLLLISFFTFVRIQDLRQELNHTGQLIANQLAPATEYGVISGNNEVLESLLKATLATPNVRFLEVQDSANRILAYVEQPADAHNRPHQVEVFQAPVRLQRIALHNDFFQDGKSSPGVASEDYLGRVIVGLSNDAFSQRQQEILLKAGILALFALLFTFVLARRLAGSLSQPIRDIGNAVKAIQDGDYKTPLPIVDDTELGALSQHINNLAQALEQASREQHQAMAQLIQTREEAEKANNAKSDFLAMMSHELRTPMNGVLGMLQLLETTDMTEEQVEYAALASESTEHLLKVINDILDFSRIERSELELEHIPFNLAEVIGACAQSFQHSAAQRGLALQLRIPEDMRDLQVQGDPTRIRQILVNLVGNALKFTEQGRVSIEAQWQSLDHELLWFTCAVRDSGIGISPESLELMFNAFQQADSSISRRYGGTGLGLPIARTLAERMGGTLRAQSEEGRGSVFTLEIPLALYKQELPALAAPRTLNGDGHGEGRNVLLVEDNPVNQTVIEAMLRSLGFTVSVATDGVQAVRSAGDNRFEAILMDCRLPLIDGYEATRQIRRLPGCGHVPIIALTANALQGDRENCLSAGMNDYLAKPFKRNDLQQILQRWVQ; from the coding sequence ATGATTTTCCGCCGTTGGGACATCAACACCCGCACCCAGTTGATCAGCCTGGGCCCTGCGCTGTTGCTGACCTTGCTGCTGATCAGCTTTTTCACCTTCGTGCGCATTCAGGATTTGCGTCAGGAGCTGAACCACACCGGCCAACTGATCGCCAACCAGCTCGCACCGGCCACCGAATACGGGGTGATTTCCGGCAACAACGAAGTGCTGGAAAGCCTGCTCAAGGCCACGCTGGCCACGCCGAACGTGCGGTTTCTGGAAGTGCAGGACAGCGCCAACCGGATTCTGGCCTACGTCGAACAGCCGGCGGATGCGCACAACCGTCCGCATCAGGTCGAAGTGTTCCAGGCGCCGGTGCGGCTGCAACGCATCGCCCTGCACAACGATTTCTTTCAGGACGGCAAGAGCAGCCCCGGTGTGGCCAGCGAGGATTATCTGGGGCGGGTGATCGTCGGTCTGTCCAACGACGCCTTCAGTCAGCGCCAACAGGAGATCCTGCTCAAGGCCGGGATTCTGGCGCTGTTCGCCCTGCTCTTCACGTTTGTCCTGGCGCGGCGACTGGCCGGCAGCCTGTCGCAGCCGATTCGCGACATCGGCAATGCGGTCAAGGCGATTCAGGACGGTGACTACAAGACCCCGCTGCCGATTGTCGATGACACCGAGCTGGGCGCCCTGTCCCAGCACATCAACAATCTGGCCCAGGCGCTGGAACAGGCCAGCCGTGAACAACATCAGGCGATGGCGCAACTGATCCAGACCCGTGAAGAGGCGGAGAAGGCCAACAACGCCAAATCGGATTTCCTGGCGATGATGAGCCATGAACTGCGCACCCCGATGAACGGCGTGCTGGGCATGCTGCAATTGCTGGAAACCACCGACATGACCGAGGAGCAGGTCGAGTACGCGGCGCTGGCTTCCGAGTCCACCGAGCATCTGCTCAAGGTGATCAACGACATTCTGGATTTCTCGCGCATCGAGCGTTCGGAACTGGAGCTGGAGCACATTCCGTTCAACCTCGCCGAAGTGATCGGCGCCTGCGCCCAGTCGTTCCAGCACAGCGCGGCGCAACGCGGGCTGGCCTTGCAACTGCGGATCCCCGAAGACATGCGCGACTTGCAGGTACAGGGCGATCCGACGCGGATCCGGCAGATTCTGGTCAACCTGGTCGGCAATGCGCTGAAGTTCACCGAACAGGGGCGCGTCAGCATCGAGGCGCAGTGGCAGTCGCTGGATCACGAGTTGCTGTGGTTCACCTGCGCGGTGCGTGACAGTGGCATCGGTATTTCGCCGGAGAGCCTGGAGCTGATGTTCAACGCGTTCCAGCAGGCCGACAGTTCGATTTCCCGTCGTTATGGCGGCACAGGCCTGGGCCTGCCGATTGCCCGCACCCTCGCCGAGCGGATGGGCGGCACCTTGCGCGCTCAGAGCGAAGAAGGTCGCGGATCGGTATTCACCCTGGAAATACCACTGGCTCTATATAAGCAGGAATTGCCTGCACTGGCGGCACCGCGCACGCTGAACGGCGACGGTCACGGCGAGGGACGCAATGTGCTGCTGGTGGAGGACAATCCGGTCAACCAGACCGTGATCGAAGCGATGTTGCGCAGCCTGGGCTTTACCGTCAGCGTCGCCACCGATGGTGTGCAGGCGGTGCGCAGTGCCGGGGACAACCGGTTCGAGGCGATCCTGATGGATTGCCGCCTGCCGCTCATCGACGGTTACGAGGCGACCCGACAGATCCGCCGCCTGCCCGGCTGCGGCCATGTGCCAATCATCGCCCTGACCGCCAATGCGTTGCAGGGCGACCGGGAAAACTGCCTGTCGGCGGGCATGAACGATTACCTGGCCAAGCCATTCAAACGCAATGATCTGCAGCAGATTCTGCAGCGCTGGGTGCAGTAA
- the fabA gene encoding 3-hydroxyacyl-[acyl-carrier-protein] dehydratase FabA, with translation MTKQNAFTREDLLRCSRGELFGPGNAQLPAPNMLMVDRITLISEEGGKYGKGELVAELDINPDLWFFACHFEGDPVMPGCLGLDAMWQLVGFFLGWQGLPGRGRALGSGEVKFFGQVLPTAKKVTYNIHIKRVLKGKLNLAIADGSVTVDGREIYTAEGLRVGVFTSTDNF, from the coding sequence ATGACCAAACAAAACGCCTTTACTCGGGAAGACCTGCTGCGCTGCAGTCGCGGTGAGCTGTTCGGCCCAGGTAACGCGCAACTGCCCGCCCCGAACATGCTGATGGTGGATCGCATCACCCTGATCAGCGAAGAAGGCGGCAAGTACGGCAAAGGTGAATTGGTCGCCGAGCTGGATATCAACCCTGACCTGTGGTTCTTCGCGTGCCACTTCGAAGGCGATCCGGTGATGCCGGGCTGCCTGGGTCTGGACGCCATGTGGCAACTGGTCGGCTTCTTCCTGGGCTGGCAAGGCCTGCCGGGCCGTGGCCGTGCGCTGGGTTCGGGCGAAGTGAAATTCTTCGGCCAGGTCCTGCCGACCGCCAAGAAAGTCACCTACAACATTCATATCAAACGCGTCCTCAAGGGCAAGCTGAACCTGGCCATCGCCGACGGTTCGGTGACTGTCGACGGTCGCGAAATCTACACCGCCGAAGGCCTTCGCGTCGGCGTGTTCACCTCCACTGACAACTTCTAA